A window from Thermoflexus sp. encodes these proteins:
- a CDS encoding 4Fe-4S binding protein, producing MIYGLGILKGLGVTLKHFIYSYIEDVRYLFEGGRYQPQHLPARQGPRARGVFTVQYPKEKLPLPENFRYIPFLVYDTQENKIKCTSCGICAKVCPPQCIWIVRGTDPQTGRPKPEPEAFYIDATICMSCGFCAEFCPFDAIKMDHDYELSAYERYESLLFDLPRLLKPDTYHAQIHPSDWARELAEKEAEKAKKGEKAAVRS from the coding sequence ATGATCTACGGTCTTGGAATTCTTAAGGGCCTCGGCGTCACGCTGAAGCATTTCATCTACTCCTACATCGAGGATGTCCGCTATCTGTTCGAGGGCGGGCGCTATCAGCCTCAACATCTCCCGGCGCGCCAGGGCCCGCGAGCCCGCGGCGTGTTCACCGTTCAGTACCCGAAGGAGAAGCTGCCGCTGCCCGAGAACTTCCGCTACATCCCCTTCCTGGTCTACGACACCCAGGAGAACAAGATCAAGTGCACCTCCTGCGGGATCTGCGCCAAGGTCTGCCCGCCCCAGTGCATCTGGATCGTGCGGGGCACGGACCCCCAAACGGGCCGCCCGAAGCCGGAGCCCGAGGCCTTCTACATCGACGCCACGATTTGCATGTCCTGCGGCTTCTGCGCGGAGTTCTGCCCCTTCGACGCCATCAAGATGGACCACGACTACGAGCTCTCCGCCTACGAACGCTACGAATCCCTGCTCTTCGACCTGCCGCGCCTGCTGAAGCCGGACACCTACCATGCGCAGATCCACCCTTCGGATTGGGCCCGGGAGCTGGCGGAGAAAGAGGCGGAAAAGGCGAAGAAGGGGGAGAAGGCAGCAGTCCGCTCATAA